GCTCTGTAGGAGTAATGGGGGATGAGAGAACTTATTGCTATACTATTGCATTAAGGGCTGTTATATCCACAGATGCCATGACTTCTGACTGGGCTAGAATACCTTATGAAGTTTTAGATAAAGTTTCAAGAAGAATTGTTAATGAAGTTAAAGGAGTAAACAGGATTGTTTATGATATAACCTCAAAACCTCCTGCTACAATTGAGTGGGAATAACACAGAATGGCTTAAACCCTAGATATATCAATAAAATAAGTTAATAAAAGTGTTTATGAAAAGTGTTGTTAAATTAGTTTTTCATAAGCACTTTTTTGATGTTTTTTAATAAAAAATAAGGGTGGTCATGAAATTGAAAAAAGGTATATCAAAAGGAAAGCAATTATTCAAAAATGAAAGCCAAATTATTAAAAAAACATACCAAGAAGCATTTAAGGAATACATTGCTATTTCTAAGGTTAGAGGATTATCGGAAGATACAATAAAAACTTATTATTATCACAATAAATATTTTTGTGAATTTCTAGGAAAAAATAAAAATTGCGGTGGCTTAGATGTCAAAACAATAGAATCATACGTACTTTTTTTACAGGAAAAAGGTATGAAAGGGACTACCATTAACAGTTATTTACAAAACATATCGCCAGTTTTAAAGTATTGTATGAAAAAAGGATATATTTTTGAATATTTCAATATACCCTATGTTAAAGTACAACAAGAACATAAAGAAATTTTTACAGAAGATGAACTTAACACACTTTTACAACCTCCTAAAAGTAAAGATTTTGTAAGTATTAGAGTATATACTTGTGTTTGGTTATTAGCTAGTACGGGATTAAGAGCCAGTGAATTAAGGCACTTAAAAGTCAATAATTTAAATATGATAGATAGAATAATAACTTGTAATTATACTAAAAACAAAAAAGCTAGATATCTTCCAATAAGTAGTTCTCTTTATGAAGTTTTAGACAATTACTTAAATTTAAGAAAAGGTGATGGTGAAGACTACTTATTTCCGACTGTATATGGAGATATTTTAAGCCGAACTTCTCTACAAAAAGGCATAGTTAAATATTGCCATCAAAGAGGGATTAAAAAAAGTGGAATTCACATATATAGACACACATTTATTACTCGTTCAGTTGAAAAGAATGTATCTCCACTTATACTAAAAAATATTACAGGTCACGCGACTTTCAAACAATTGAACAATTATTATAATTCAAGAATGTCAAGCATGGTTGAAGTTATAGATAACATTGCCCCTCAATTAAATAAAAAAGAAAATCATTTTAAAAAGAGAGGAGGTAGAAAATAATGGCTAAAAAAAGAGAAGAAATAAATGTAGATAAAATTATATTTAAGCCATTAAATGGTTTTGTTGACCCAGGTTCTACCCCTTATACCGAAAATTATAGAGATTTAATATTAAGAAATTATGAGAGTTACGAGAAAGACGACAAAAAGAGATGTCATTTATTTACTAAGTACTTTCAATACCATATTTGGAATTTTGGAGAAATACCAAGTTATGATAAATTAAAAGAGTATTTGGAAATTAAGACAGATAAAGCTTTTAATAAATATATTGTTGCTATAAATAAGCATTGGCATTGGGTAGAAACAATTTATATTAAACCTAAGTGGAAAATTAGATTTAAAAAAATGAGATTGCAGGTTAGGGGGTAGAAGGTAATGTTATTGAGTGAACAGTTAAAAGAAAAACTTAGAAACGAATTCATGCCCATCAAAACATTGAAAATTTTTAGTAATGCAGATGCTTTAAATCTTAAAATATCCTTCGTAAACTCCCTCTCAAAGGGCATAAGAGGTACTTGTAGTAGAATATTGGATTTCTTTGAAGGAAGGGTTAATACCGATGATACTAAAGATAACTATATGATTTGTTATGCCAGCCAACAACAAATAGCTGAGGAATTAAAGCTAAGTAGAGAATGGATATCTAATTGTATAAATAAGATGAGTGAAAAAGAGAACTGTATTTTTACAAAGGTTAGACAAGGATTAAATAAGGCAAATTATTATATTATGGGGAAGAAAAAGGAATTAGTGGATTTATTAAAACAAATATATAAAGCACAACAGGAAGAAGCTAAAATTAAAAATGCAGAAAAACAGGACAAGCAAAAGAAGGAATATAAAAAATATAACAATGGTACTAATTTTAAACAAAGAACATATGACTTTGAAAAGTTAGAAAAGCAATTATTAGGGTGGGAAGACATAGAATAAAAGTACAAAAAGTTAAAGAGATTATATAAGTTGCACCCCATATAATCTCAACACATACACAATAATATATTATTAAATATATTATATCACTATTTTTAAAAGATTTCATCAAAAATTTTTTAAATTTTAGGTTTATTAAAGTCAACCTTTTTTAGATAAAAATTTAAAAGGGTTTATTTGCTATTCAGAAAAATATGCATGTCTTATAAAATATTAAAGAACAATTCTTAAATAATAGCAACTCTAAAGTGTAATACCTATCTTTATACGTTAAATTTCCAATTTCATTATTAAAATCCTCAAAATTGACCTTGTTTATTTCTGGATGTGAACTGTAGTTTTGAGAAATGATAATGTCAGTTTACAACCAAAAGTGAATAAGGATTTAAATCAAGATGTTAGTGTGAAAATACGGAAATATATATACTTCTATATCTATATTTTTAATATTAATTGTTAATAGCAGGCGATATATATTTGGATGATAATAACATATTATTCAGATAAATATTAATGGTATAATGGCTTAAGAACCGTAAGGAAGTGATTGAAGATGAATTGCATTTTATGTAAAGGAGATTTAATACAAGGTAAAGCCAATCATATTGTCGATTTAAACGAAAATATTATTATAATTAAAAATGTTCCGGCCAAAGTTTGTAAACAATGTGGAGAATATTTTCTTGAAAATGATATTGCCTTAAAGGTAGAGAAAATAGTAGAAGAAGCTAAGAAGAATAAAGCTGAGATATTGGTTATTAATTATTCTGAAGTAGCTGCTTAAAAAAGGATTGAAATAAAAATATGAAAGAAAAAATAAATCTGTATTTAGATGACCTACGAGATTGTCCAGAAAATTTTATATTAGCAAAAACTATAGAAGAAGCAATATATTATTTGGAAAACTATAAGGTTGAAATTCTATCACTTGACCACGATTTAGGAGAAGATGAAAAAGGTAATTTGTTACCAACAGGGTATGATTTAGTTAAATATATGTGTGAACAAGGATTAAGAGCCGATAAAATATATGTGCATACTAATAACCCCTGTGGTAGATTGAATATGTATGAGACATTAATAGGGGCACAAAGAAGAGGATTCATAGATACAGATATTGAAATTTATAATCGTCCAGTAGTGCCAAATAAATATACAGAAAGGTAAATATATATGGATTTTAAACAAGATAAAAAAGGAGAATATGAATATAAAACAGCTAAACAGATGAAAGAGTTAGCAGATCAAGAGAATGTTAAACTGTTAGACATTGAAAAAGAAACTGAAAAAGCACTAAGAAAAATATTAGATATGATTGAAATGATGGCCCAAAAGGGAGATTACTCTACGAGTTATATGTGCAATAAAGCTGAATCTAGTGTTGTAGGTAATGTGATTCAAGAACTTCAAAATTTGGGATTTAGAACACAGTTGCTAGAACTTAGTGGTACTAAAGTAATAAGTATTAAGTGGGATTTAAAAGATAATGTTGAAGAAAAGAATAACAATTGAATGTTA
This window of the Clostridium kluyveri DSM 555 genome carries:
- a CDS encoding tyrosine-type recombinase/integrase; protein product: MKLKKGISKGKQLFKNESQIIKKTYQEAFKEYIAISKVRGLSEDTIKTYYYHNKYFCEFLGKNKNCGGLDVKTIESYVLFLQEKGMKGTTINSYLQNISPVLKYCMKKGYIFEYFNIPYVKVQQEHKEIFTEDELNTLLQPPKSKDFVSIRVYTCVWLLASTGLRASELRHLKVNNLNMIDRIITCNYTKNKKARYLPISSSLYEVLDNYLNLRKGDGEDYLFPTVYGDILSRTSLQKGIVKYCHQRGIKKSGIHIYRHTFITRSVEKNVSPLILKNITGHATFKQLNNYYNSRMSSMVEVIDNIAPQLNKKENHFKKRGGRK
- a CDS encoding cyclic-phosphate processing receiver domain-containing protein, with the protein product MKEKINLYLDDLRDCPENFILAKTIEEAIYYLENYKVEILSLDHDLGEDEKGNLLPTGYDLVKYMCEQGLRADKIYVHTNNPCGRLNMYETLIGAQRRGFIDTDIEIYNRPVVPNKYTER
- a CDS encoding type II toxin-antitoxin system MqsA family antitoxin, with amino-acid sequence MNCILCKGDLIQGKANHIVDLNENIIIIKNVPAKVCKQCGEYFLENDIALKVEKIVEEAKKNKAEILVINYSEVAA